From Astyanax mexicanus isolate ESR-SI-001 chromosome 11, AstMex3_surface, whole genome shotgun sequence, the proteins below share one genomic window:
- the pou2f1b gene encoding POU domain, class 2, transcription factor 1b isoform X4, with the protein MADGGAASQDESSGADSRMSNPSETSKCAMESGDGNTGAQTNGLDFQRQTVQTTNAITNAHAQALLQQCKSEDSAELPASSQQGALTQTQLMLAGGQIAGLTLTPAQQQLLLQQAQAQLLAAAVQQHSASQQSSTTGASISASAATPITQIPLSQPIQIAPQLQQLQQQQQNLNLQQFVLVQPGHPIATQLQPAQFIISQTPHGQQSLLQAQNLLTQLPQSQANLLQTQPSITLTTQPATPTRTIAATPIQTLPHSQTTPKRMDTPSLEEPSDLEELEQFAKTFKQRRIKLGFTQGDVGLAMGKLYGNDFSQTTISRFEALNLSFKNMCKLKPLLEKWLNDAENQTSEQGLSSPSSLGSPGLGMEGLNRRRKKRTSIETNIRVALEKSFLEQNQKPTSEEITMIADQLNMEKEVIRVWFCNRRQKEKRINPPSSGSAGSTPIKAIFSTSTALAPSTASLVTSTTPTTLTVNPVLPLTSTSVSSMGFTGTTVGAPSMNTASVISTVPAICTATSSPSLSPSPSALHASSSESSVAQEPITTVTQAPSSLASTLASGQVMVAAPGLSAALQGAAQLPTSASIAAMAAAAGLSPGLMASSQFTPGGALLSLAPGGLGSALSPALMSNSTLATIQALASSGTLPITSLDGSGNFLFANASAGSTPNLVTAPLFLNPQNLSLLTSNPVSLVSAGGAAGAAGALNLHVAADTHHSAVTTATVPASTITTASKAQ; encoded by the exons ATGGCGGACGGAGGAGCAGCGAGTCAAGATGAGAGTTCAGGAGCAG ATTCTAGAATGAGTAATCCGTCAGAAACAAGTAAATGTGCAATGGAGAGTGGGGACGGAAACACAG gTGCCCAAACAAACGGACTGGACTTTCAGAGGCAGACGGTGCAAACAACAAACGCAATCACCAATGCACACGCACAGGCCCTGCTCCAACAG TGTAAGTCAGAGGATTCGGCTGAGCTTCCAGCCTCCAGCCAGCAGGGTGCGCTGACCCAGACTCAGCTCATGTTGGCCGGGGGGCAGATAGCTGGA tTGACTCTGACCCCAGCACAGCAGCAGTTGCTGTTGCAGCAGGCTCAGGCACAGCTGTTAGCTGCAGCTGTGCAGCAGCACTCAGCcagccagcagagcagcaccaCAGGAGCCAGCATCTCCGCATCCGCTGCCACACCCATCACACAGATCCCCCTCTCCCAGCCCATCCAGATCGCACCC CAgttgcagcagctgcagcagcagcagcagaacctcAACCTTCAGCAGTTTGTACTGGTGCAGCCAGGCCACCCCATCGCCACTCAGCTGCAGCCGGCACAGTTCATCATCTCGCAGACGCCGCATGGCCAGCAGA GCCTCCTGCAAGCCCAGAATCTTCTAACTCAACTACCTCAAAGCCAAGCCAACCTCCTGCAGACTCAGCCAAGCATCACCCTCACCACCCAG CCCGCGACACCCACGCGCACGATAGCAGCTACCCCCATCCAGACCCTCCCTCACAGCCAGACAACACCAAAGCGCATGGACACTCCCAGCCTGGAGGAGCCCAGTGAcctggaggagctggagcagtttgCCAAAACCTTCAAACAAAGGAGGATCAAACTGGGCTTCACTCAG GGGGATGTCGGCCTTGCTATGGGAAAGCTTTATGGAAACGACTTCAGCCAAACCACCATTTCTCGCTTTGAGGCCTTGAACCTGAGCTTTAAAAACATGTGCAAGCTAAAGCCTCTGCTGGAGAAATGGCTCAACGATGCAG AGAACCAGACGTCGGAACAGGGCCTGTCCAGCCCCAGCTCTTTGGGCTCCCCTGGGCTGGGCATGGAGGGCCTCAACAGGCGTCGCAAGAAGAGGACCAGCATCGAGACCAACATCAGAGTGGCCTTAGAAAAGAGCTTTCTGGAG CAGAACCAAAAACCTACCTCTGAGGAGATCACCATGATCGCCGACCAGCTGAACATGGAGAAGGAGGTGATCCGTGTGTGGTTCTGCAACCGCCGGCAGAAGGAGAAGAGGATCAACCCACCCAGCAGCGGCAGTGCCGGCAGCACCCCCATCAAAGCAATCTTCTCCACCTCCACAGCCCTG GCGCCTTCCACCGCCAGTCTTGTGACCAGTACCACTCCGACTACACTGACTGTAAATCCTGTTTTGCCTCTCACCAGCACAAGTGTCTCCAGCATGGGCTTTACTG gCACTACTGTGGGCGCCCCCTCAATGAACACTGCATCGGTCATCTCCACGGTTCCTGCCATCTGCACGGCAACCTCCTCTCCCTCACTCAGCCCCTCCCCCAGCGCCCTGCATGCGTCCTCGTCTGAGTCTTCGGTGGCTCAGGAGCCGATAACCACGGTGACCCAGGCCCCGTCCTCACTGGCCAGCACACTGGCTAGCGGTCAGGTGATGGTGGCGGCTCCGGGTCTGTCGGCTGCTCTGCAGGGGGCGGCTCAGCTGCCTACCAGCGCCAGCATCGCCGCCATGGCTGCAGCGGCTGGTCTTAGCCCAGGTCTCATGGCCTCCTCACAGTTCACTCCTGG TGGGGCTCTGCTGAGTCTGGCTCCTGGTGGTCTGGGCAGCGCATTGAGTCCGGCACTGATGAGCAACAGCACCTTGGCCACTATCCAAG CTTTGGCCTCTAGCGGGACTCTGCCCATCACCTCTCTAGATGGCAGTGGTAACTTCCTGTTCGCCAATGCCAGCGCAGGGAGCACGCCCAACCTGGTGACGGCGCCCCTTTTCCTCAACCCCCAGAACCTGTCTCTGCTCACCAGCAACCCGGTCAGCCTGGTGTCTGCCGGGGGGGCCGCGGGGGCTGCCGGAGCCCTCAACCTGCACGTTGCCGCTGACACCCACCACAGTGCCGTCACCACGGCGACCGTGCCTGCCTCCACAATCACCACCGCCTCCAAGGCCCAGTGA
- the pou2f1b gene encoding POU domain, class 2, transcription factor 1b isoform X7 codes for MADGGAASQDESSGADSRMSNPSETSKCAMESGDGNTGAQTNGLDFQRQTVQTTNAITNAHAQALLQQLTLTPAQQQLLLQQAQAQLLAAAVQQHSASQQSSTTGASISASAATPITQIPLSQPIQIAPQLQQLQQQQQNLNLQQFVLVQPGHPIATQLQPAQFIISQTPHGQQSLLQAQNLLTQLPQSQANLLQTQPSITLTTQPATPTRTIAATPIQTLPHSQTTPKRMDTPSLEEPSDLEELEQFAKTFKQRRIKLGFTQGDVGLAMGKLYGNDFSQTTISRFEALNLSFKNMCKLKPLLEKWLNDAENQTSEQGLSSPSSLGSPGLGMEGLNRRRKKRTSIETNIRVALEKSFLEQNQKPTSEEITMIADQLNMEKEVIRVWFCNRRQKEKRINPPSSGSAGSTPIKAIFSTSTALAPSTASLVTSTTPTTLTVNPVLPLTSTSVSSMGFTGTTVGAPSMNTASVISTVPAICTATSSPSLSPSPSALHASSSESSVAQEPITTVTQAPSSLASTLASGQVMVAAPGLSAALQGAAQLPTSASIAAMAAAAGLSPGLMASSQFTPGGALLSLAPGGLGSALSPALMSNSTLATIQGVWSALASSGTLPITSLDGSGNFLFANASAGSTPNLVTAPLFLNPQNLSLLTSNPVSLVSAGGAAGAAGALNLHVAADTHHSAVTTATVPASTITTASKAQ; via the exons ATGGCGGACGGAGGAGCAGCGAGTCAAGATGAGAGTTCAGGAGCAG ATTCTAGAATGAGTAATCCGTCAGAAACAAGTAAATGTGCAATGGAGAGTGGGGACGGAAACACAG gTGCCCAAACAAACGGACTGGACTTTCAGAGGCAGACGGTGCAAACAACAAACGCAATCACCAATGCACACGCACAGGCCCTGCTCCAACAG tTGACTCTGACCCCAGCACAGCAGCAGTTGCTGTTGCAGCAGGCTCAGGCACAGCTGTTAGCTGCAGCTGTGCAGCAGCACTCAGCcagccagcagagcagcaccaCAGGAGCCAGCATCTCCGCATCCGCTGCCACACCCATCACACAGATCCCCCTCTCCCAGCCCATCCAGATCGCACCC CAgttgcagcagctgcagcagcagcagcagaacctcAACCTTCAGCAGTTTGTACTGGTGCAGCCAGGCCACCCCATCGCCACTCAGCTGCAGCCGGCACAGTTCATCATCTCGCAGACGCCGCATGGCCAGCAGA GCCTCCTGCAAGCCCAGAATCTTCTAACTCAACTACCTCAAAGCCAAGCCAACCTCCTGCAGACTCAGCCAAGCATCACCCTCACCACCCAG CCCGCGACACCCACGCGCACGATAGCAGCTACCCCCATCCAGACCCTCCCTCACAGCCAGACAACACCAAAGCGCATGGACACTCCCAGCCTGGAGGAGCCCAGTGAcctggaggagctggagcagtttgCCAAAACCTTCAAACAAAGGAGGATCAAACTGGGCTTCACTCAG GGGGATGTCGGCCTTGCTATGGGAAAGCTTTATGGAAACGACTTCAGCCAAACCACCATTTCTCGCTTTGAGGCCTTGAACCTGAGCTTTAAAAACATGTGCAAGCTAAAGCCTCTGCTGGAGAAATGGCTCAACGATGCAG AGAACCAGACGTCGGAACAGGGCCTGTCCAGCCCCAGCTCTTTGGGCTCCCCTGGGCTGGGCATGGAGGGCCTCAACAGGCGTCGCAAGAAGAGGACCAGCATCGAGACCAACATCAGAGTGGCCTTAGAAAAGAGCTTTCTGGAG CAGAACCAAAAACCTACCTCTGAGGAGATCACCATGATCGCCGACCAGCTGAACATGGAGAAGGAGGTGATCCGTGTGTGGTTCTGCAACCGCCGGCAGAAGGAGAAGAGGATCAACCCACCCAGCAGCGGCAGTGCCGGCAGCACCCCCATCAAAGCAATCTTCTCCACCTCCACAGCCCTG GCGCCTTCCACCGCCAGTCTTGTGACCAGTACCACTCCGACTACACTGACTGTAAATCCTGTTTTGCCTCTCACCAGCACAAGTGTCTCCAGCATGGGCTTTACTG gCACTACTGTGGGCGCCCCCTCAATGAACACTGCATCGGTCATCTCCACGGTTCCTGCCATCTGCACGGCAACCTCCTCTCCCTCACTCAGCCCCTCCCCCAGCGCCCTGCATGCGTCCTCGTCTGAGTCTTCGGTGGCTCAGGAGCCGATAACCACGGTGACCCAGGCCCCGTCCTCACTGGCCAGCACACTGGCTAGCGGTCAGGTGATGGTGGCGGCTCCGGGTCTGTCGGCTGCTCTGCAGGGGGCGGCTCAGCTGCCTACCAGCGCCAGCATCGCCGCCATGGCTGCAGCGGCTGGTCTTAGCCCAGGTCTCATGGCCTCCTCACAGTTCACTCCTGG TGGGGCTCTGCTGAGTCTGGCTCCTGGTGGTCTGGGCAGCGCATTGAGTCCGGCACTGATGAGCAACAGCACCTTGGCCACTATCCAAGGTGTGTGGAGCG CTTTGGCCTCTAGCGGGACTCTGCCCATCACCTCTCTAGATGGCAGTGGTAACTTCCTGTTCGCCAATGCCAGCGCAGGGAGCACGCCCAACCTGGTGACGGCGCCCCTTTTCCTCAACCCCCAGAACCTGTCTCTGCTCACCAGCAACCCGGTCAGCCTGGTGTCTGCCGGGGGGGCCGCGGGGGCTGCCGGAGCCCTCAACCTGCACGTTGCCGCTGACACCCACCACAGTGCCGTCACCACGGCGACCGTGCCTGCCTCCACAATCACCACCGCCTCCAAGGCCCAGTGA
- the pou2f1b gene encoding POU domain, class 2, transcription factor 1b isoform X9 yields MADGGAASQDESSGAGAQTNGLDFQRQTVQTTNAITNAHAQALLQQLTLTPAQQQLLLQQAQAQLLAAAVQQHSASQQSSTTGASISASAATPITQIPLSQPIQIAPQLQQLQQQQQNLNLQQFVLVQPGHPIATQLQPAQFIISQTPHGQQSLLQAQNLLTQLPQSQANLLQTQPSITLTTQPATPTRTIAATPIQTLPHSQTTPKRMDTPSLEEPSDLEELEQFAKTFKQRRIKLGFTQGDVGLAMGKLYGNDFSQTTISRFEALNLSFKNMCKLKPLLEKWLNDAENQTSEQGLSSPSSLGSPGLGMEGLNRRRKKRTSIETNIRVALEKSFLEQNQKPTSEEITMIADQLNMEKEVIRVWFCNRRQKEKRINPPSSGSAGSTPIKAIFSTSTALAPSTASLVTSTTPTTLTVNPVLPLTSTSVSSMGFTGTTVGAPSMNTASVISTVPAICTATSSPSLSPSPSALHASSSESSVAQEPITTVTQAPSSLASTLASGQVMVAAPGLSAALQGAAQLPTSASIAAMAAAAGLSPGLMASSQFTPGGALLSLAPGGLGSALSPALMSNSTLATIQGVWSALASSGTLPITSLDGSGNFLFANASAGSTPNLVTAPLFLNPQNLSLLTSNPVSLVSAGGAAGAAGALNLHVAADTHHSAVTTATVPASTITTASKAQ; encoded by the exons ATGGCGGACGGAGGAGCAGCGAGTCAAGATGAGAGTTCAGGAGCAG gTGCCCAAACAAACGGACTGGACTTTCAGAGGCAGACGGTGCAAACAACAAACGCAATCACCAATGCACACGCACAGGCCCTGCTCCAACAG tTGACTCTGACCCCAGCACAGCAGCAGTTGCTGTTGCAGCAGGCTCAGGCACAGCTGTTAGCTGCAGCTGTGCAGCAGCACTCAGCcagccagcagagcagcaccaCAGGAGCCAGCATCTCCGCATCCGCTGCCACACCCATCACACAGATCCCCCTCTCCCAGCCCATCCAGATCGCACCC CAgttgcagcagctgcagcagcagcagcagaacctcAACCTTCAGCAGTTTGTACTGGTGCAGCCAGGCCACCCCATCGCCACTCAGCTGCAGCCGGCACAGTTCATCATCTCGCAGACGCCGCATGGCCAGCAGA GCCTCCTGCAAGCCCAGAATCTTCTAACTCAACTACCTCAAAGCCAAGCCAACCTCCTGCAGACTCAGCCAAGCATCACCCTCACCACCCAG CCCGCGACACCCACGCGCACGATAGCAGCTACCCCCATCCAGACCCTCCCTCACAGCCAGACAACACCAAAGCGCATGGACACTCCCAGCCTGGAGGAGCCCAGTGAcctggaggagctggagcagtttgCCAAAACCTTCAAACAAAGGAGGATCAAACTGGGCTTCACTCAG GGGGATGTCGGCCTTGCTATGGGAAAGCTTTATGGAAACGACTTCAGCCAAACCACCATTTCTCGCTTTGAGGCCTTGAACCTGAGCTTTAAAAACATGTGCAAGCTAAAGCCTCTGCTGGAGAAATGGCTCAACGATGCAG AGAACCAGACGTCGGAACAGGGCCTGTCCAGCCCCAGCTCTTTGGGCTCCCCTGGGCTGGGCATGGAGGGCCTCAACAGGCGTCGCAAGAAGAGGACCAGCATCGAGACCAACATCAGAGTGGCCTTAGAAAAGAGCTTTCTGGAG CAGAACCAAAAACCTACCTCTGAGGAGATCACCATGATCGCCGACCAGCTGAACATGGAGAAGGAGGTGATCCGTGTGTGGTTCTGCAACCGCCGGCAGAAGGAGAAGAGGATCAACCCACCCAGCAGCGGCAGTGCCGGCAGCACCCCCATCAAAGCAATCTTCTCCACCTCCACAGCCCTG GCGCCTTCCACCGCCAGTCTTGTGACCAGTACCACTCCGACTACACTGACTGTAAATCCTGTTTTGCCTCTCACCAGCACAAGTGTCTCCAGCATGGGCTTTACTG gCACTACTGTGGGCGCCCCCTCAATGAACACTGCATCGGTCATCTCCACGGTTCCTGCCATCTGCACGGCAACCTCCTCTCCCTCACTCAGCCCCTCCCCCAGCGCCCTGCATGCGTCCTCGTCTGAGTCTTCGGTGGCTCAGGAGCCGATAACCACGGTGACCCAGGCCCCGTCCTCACTGGCCAGCACACTGGCTAGCGGTCAGGTGATGGTGGCGGCTCCGGGTCTGTCGGCTGCTCTGCAGGGGGCGGCTCAGCTGCCTACCAGCGCCAGCATCGCCGCCATGGCTGCAGCGGCTGGTCTTAGCCCAGGTCTCATGGCCTCCTCACAGTTCACTCCTGG TGGGGCTCTGCTGAGTCTGGCTCCTGGTGGTCTGGGCAGCGCATTGAGTCCGGCACTGATGAGCAACAGCACCTTGGCCACTATCCAAGGTGTGTGGAGCG CTTTGGCCTCTAGCGGGACTCTGCCCATCACCTCTCTAGATGGCAGTGGTAACTTCCTGTTCGCCAATGCCAGCGCAGGGAGCACGCCCAACCTGGTGACGGCGCCCCTTTTCCTCAACCCCCAGAACCTGTCTCTGCTCACCAGCAACCCGGTCAGCCTGGTGTCTGCCGGGGGGGCCGCGGGGGCTGCCGGAGCCCTCAACCTGCACGTTGCCGCTGACACCCACCACAGTGCCGTCACCACGGCGACCGTGCCTGCCTCCACAATCACCACCGCCTCCAAGGCCCAGTGA
- the pou2f1b gene encoding POU domain, class 2, transcription factor 1b isoform X10 — translation MADGGAASQDESSGADSRMSNPSETSKCAMESGDGNTGAQTNGLDFQRQTVQTTNAITNAHAQALLQQLTLTPAQQQLLLQQAQAQLLAAAVQQHSASQQSSTTGASISASAATPITQIPLSQPIQIAPQLQQLQQQQQNLNLQQFVLVQPGHPIATQLQPAQFIISQTPHGQQSLLQAQNLLTQLPQSQANLLQTQPSITLTTQPATPTRTIAATPIQTLPHSQTTPKRMDTPSLEEPSDLEELEQFAKTFKQRRIKLGFTQGDVGLAMGKLYGNDFSQTTISRFEALNLSFKNMCKLKPLLEKWLNDAENQTSEQGLSSPSSLGSPGLGMEGLNRRRKKRTSIETNIRVALEKSFLEQNQKPTSEEITMIADQLNMEKEVIRVWFCNRRQKEKRINPPSSGSAGSTPIKAIFSTSTALAPSTASLVTSTTPTTLTVNPVLPLTSTSVSSMGFTGTTVGAPSMNTASVISTVPAICTATSSPSLSPSPSALHASSSESSVAQEPITTVTQAPSSLASTLASGQVMVAAPGLSAALQGAAQLPTSASIAAMAAAAGLSPGLMASSQFTPGGALLSLAPGGLGSALSPALMSNSTLATIQALASSGTLPITSLDGSGNFLFANASAGSTPNLVTAPLFLNPQNLSLLTSNPVSLVSAGGAAGAAGALNLHVAADTHHSAVTTATVPASTITTASKAQ, via the exons ATGGCGGACGGAGGAGCAGCGAGTCAAGATGAGAGTTCAGGAGCAG ATTCTAGAATGAGTAATCCGTCAGAAACAAGTAAATGTGCAATGGAGAGTGGGGACGGAAACACAG gTGCCCAAACAAACGGACTGGACTTTCAGAGGCAGACGGTGCAAACAACAAACGCAATCACCAATGCACACGCACAGGCCCTGCTCCAACAG tTGACTCTGACCCCAGCACAGCAGCAGTTGCTGTTGCAGCAGGCTCAGGCACAGCTGTTAGCTGCAGCTGTGCAGCAGCACTCAGCcagccagcagagcagcaccaCAGGAGCCAGCATCTCCGCATCCGCTGCCACACCCATCACACAGATCCCCCTCTCCCAGCCCATCCAGATCGCACCC CAgttgcagcagctgcagcagcagcagcagaacctcAACCTTCAGCAGTTTGTACTGGTGCAGCCAGGCCACCCCATCGCCACTCAGCTGCAGCCGGCACAGTTCATCATCTCGCAGACGCCGCATGGCCAGCAGA GCCTCCTGCAAGCCCAGAATCTTCTAACTCAACTACCTCAAAGCCAAGCCAACCTCCTGCAGACTCAGCCAAGCATCACCCTCACCACCCAG CCCGCGACACCCACGCGCACGATAGCAGCTACCCCCATCCAGACCCTCCCTCACAGCCAGACAACACCAAAGCGCATGGACACTCCCAGCCTGGAGGAGCCCAGTGAcctggaggagctggagcagtttgCCAAAACCTTCAAACAAAGGAGGATCAAACTGGGCTTCACTCAG GGGGATGTCGGCCTTGCTATGGGAAAGCTTTATGGAAACGACTTCAGCCAAACCACCATTTCTCGCTTTGAGGCCTTGAACCTGAGCTTTAAAAACATGTGCAAGCTAAAGCCTCTGCTGGAGAAATGGCTCAACGATGCAG AGAACCAGACGTCGGAACAGGGCCTGTCCAGCCCCAGCTCTTTGGGCTCCCCTGGGCTGGGCATGGAGGGCCTCAACAGGCGTCGCAAGAAGAGGACCAGCATCGAGACCAACATCAGAGTGGCCTTAGAAAAGAGCTTTCTGGAG CAGAACCAAAAACCTACCTCTGAGGAGATCACCATGATCGCCGACCAGCTGAACATGGAGAAGGAGGTGATCCGTGTGTGGTTCTGCAACCGCCGGCAGAAGGAGAAGAGGATCAACCCACCCAGCAGCGGCAGTGCCGGCAGCACCCCCATCAAAGCAATCTTCTCCACCTCCACAGCCCTG GCGCCTTCCACCGCCAGTCTTGTGACCAGTACCACTCCGACTACACTGACTGTAAATCCTGTTTTGCCTCTCACCAGCACAAGTGTCTCCAGCATGGGCTTTACTG gCACTACTGTGGGCGCCCCCTCAATGAACACTGCATCGGTCATCTCCACGGTTCCTGCCATCTGCACGGCAACCTCCTCTCCCTCACTCAGCCCCTCCCCCAGCGCCCTGCATGCGTCCTCGTCTGAGTCTTCGGTGGCTCAGGAGCCGATAACCACGGTGACCCAGGCCCCGTCCTCACTGGCCAGCACACTGGCTAGCGGTCAGGTGATGGTGGCGGCTCCGGGTCTGTCGGCTGCTCTGCAGGGGGCGGCTCAGCTGCCTACCAGCGCCAGCATCGCCGCCATGGCTGCAGCGGCTGGTCTTAGCCCAGGTCTCATGGCCTCCTCACAGTTCACTCCTGG TGGGGCTCTGCTGAGTCTGGCTCCTGGTGGTCTGGGCAGCGCATTGAGTCCGGCACTGATGAGCAACAGCACCTTGGCCACTATCCAAG CTTTGGCCTCTAGCGGGACTCTGCCCATCACCTCTCTAGATGGCAGTGGTAACTTCCTGTTCGCCAATGCCAGCGCAGGGAGCACGCCCAACCTGGTGACGGCGCCCCTTTTCCTCAACCCCCAGAACCTGTCTCTGCTCACCAGCAACCCGGTCAGCCTGGTGTCTGCCGGGGGGGCCGCGGGGGCTGCCGGAGCCCTCAACCTGCACGTTGCCGCTGACACCCACCACAGTGCCGTCACCACGGCGACCGTGCCTGCCTCCACAATCACCACCGCCTCCAAGGCCCAGTGA
- the pou2f1b gene encoding POU domain, class 2, transcription factor 1b isoform X1 has translation MADGGAASQDESSGADSRMSNPSETSKCAMESGDGNTGAQTNGLDFQRQTVQTTNAITNAHAQALLQQCKSEDSAELPASSQQGALTQTQLMLAGGQIAGLTLTPAQQQLLLQQAQAQLLAAAVQQHSASQQSSTTGASISASAATPITQIPLSQPIQIAPQLQQLQQQQQNLNLQQFVLVQPGHPIATQLQPAQFIISQTPHGQQSLLQAQNLLTQLPQSQANLLQTQPSITLTTQPATPTRTIAATPIQTLPHSQTTPKRMDTPSLEEPSDLEELEQFAKTFKQRRIKLGFTQGDVGLAMGKLYGNDFSQTTISRFEALNLSFKNMCKLKPLLEKWLNDAENQTSEQGLSSPSSLGSPGLGMEGLNRRRKKRTSIETNIRVALEKSFLEQNQKPTSEEITMIADQLNMEKEVIRVWFCNRRQKEKRINPPSSGSAGSTPIKAIFSTSTALAPSTASLVTSTTPTTLTVNPVLPLTSTSVSSMGFTGTTVGAPSMNTASVISTVPAICTATSSPSLSPSPSALHASSSESSVAQEPITTVTQAPSSLASTLASGQVMVAAPGLSAALQGAAQLPTSASIAAMAAAAGLSPGLMASSQFTPGGALLSLAPGGLGSALSPALMSNSTLATIQGVWSALASSGTLPITSLDGSGNFLFANASAGSTPNLVTAPLFLNPQNLSLLTSNPVSLVSAGGAAGAAGALNLHVAADTHHSAVTTATVPASTITTASKAQ, from the exons ATGGCGGACGGAGGAGCAGCGAGTCAAGATGAGAGTTCAGGAGCAG ATTCTAGAATGAGTAATCCGTCAGAAACAAGTAAATGTGCAATGGAGAGTGGGGACGGAAACACAG gTGCCCAAACAAACGGACTGGACTTTCAGAGGCAGACGGTGCAAACAACAAACGCAATCACCAATGCACACGCACAGGCCCTGCTCCAACAG TGTAAGTCAGAGGATTCGGCTGAGCTTCCAGCCTCCAGCCAGCAGGGTGCGCTGACCCAGACTCAGCTCATGTTGGCCGGGGGGCAGATAGCTGGA tTGACTCTGACCCCAGCACAGCAGCAGTTGCTGTTGCAGCAGGCTCAGGCACAGCTGTTAGCTGCAGCTGTGCAGCAGCACTCAGCcagccagcagagcagcaccaCAGGAGCCAGCATCTCCGCATCCGCTGCCACACCCATCACACAGATCCCCCTCTCCCAGCCCATCCAGATCGCACCC CAgttgcagcagctgcagcagcagcagcagaacctcAACCTTCAGCAGTTTGTACTGGTGCAGCCAGGCCACCCCATCGCCACTCAGCTGCAGCCGGCACAGTTCATCATCTCGCAGACGCCGCATGGCCAGCAGA GCCTCCTGCAAGCCCAGAATCTTCTAACTCAACTACCTCAAAGCCAAGCCAACCTCCTGCAGACTCAGCCAAGCATCACCCTCACCACCCAG CCCGCGACACCCACGCGCACGATAGCAGCTACCCCCATCCAGACCCTCCCTCACAGCCAGACAACACCAAAGCGCATGGACACTCCCAGCCTGGAGGAGCCCAGTGAcctggaggagctggagcagtttgCCAAAACCTTCAAACAAAGGAGGATCAAACTGGGCTTCACTCAG GGGGATGTCGGCCTTGCTATGGGAAAGCTTTATGGAAACGACTTCAGCCAAACCACCATTTCTCGCTTTGAGGCCTTGAACCTGAGCTTTAAAAACATGTGCAAGCTAAAGCCTCTGCTGGAGAAATGGCTCAACGATGCAG AGAACCAGACGTCGGAACAGGGCCTGTCCAGCCCCAGCTCTTTGGGCTCCCCTGGGCTGGGCATGGAGGGCCTCAACAGGCGTCGCAAGAAGAGGACCAGCATCGAGACCAACATCAGAGTGGCCTTAGAAAAGAGCTTTCTGGAG CAGAACCAAAAACCTACCTCTGAGGAGATCACCATGATCGCCGACCAGCTGAACATGGAGAAGGAGGTGATCCGTGTGTGGTTCTGCAACCGCCGGCAGAAGGAGAAGAGGATCAACCCACCCAGCAGCGGCAGTGCCGGCAGCACCCCCATCAAAGCAATCTTCTCCACCTCCACAGCCCTG GCGCCTTCCACCGCCAGTCTTGTGACCAGTACCACTCCGACTACACTGACTGTAAATCCTGTTTTGCCTCTCACCAGCACAAGTGTCTCCAGCATGGGCTTTACTG gCACTACTGTGGGCGCCCCCTCAATGAACACTGCATCGGTCATCTCCACGGTTCCTGCCATCTGCACGGCAACCTCCTCTCCCTCACTCAGCCCCTCCCCCAGCGCCCTGCATGCGTCCTCGTCTGAGTCTTCGGTGGCTCAGGAGCCGATAACCACGGTGACCCAGGCCCCGTCCTCACTGGCCAGCACACTGGCTAGCGGTCAGGTGATGGTGGCGGCTCCGGGTCTGTCGGCTGCTCTGCAGGGGGCGGCTCAGCTGCCTACCAGCGCCAGCATCGCCGCCATGGCTGCAGCGGCTGGTCTTAGCCCAGGTCTCATGGCCTCCTCACAGTTCACTCCTGG TGGGGCTCTGCTGAGTCTGGCTCCTGGTGGTCTGGGCAGCGCATTGAGTCCGGCACTGATGAGCAACAGCACCTTGGCCACTATCCAAGGTGTGTGGAGCG CTTTGGCCTCTAGCGGGACTCTGCCCATCACCTCTCTAGATGGCAGTGGTAACTTCCTGTTCGCCAATGCCAGCGCAGGGAGCACGCCCAACCTGGTGACGGCGCCCCTTTTCCTCAACCCCCAGAACCTGTCTCTGCTCACCAGCAACCCGGTCAGCCTGGTGTCTGCCGGGGGGGCCGCGGGGGCTGCCGGAGCCCTCAACCTGCACGTTGCCGCTGACACCCACCACAGTGCCGTCACCACGGCGACCGTGCCTGCCTCCACAATCACCACCGCCTCCAAGGCCCAGTGA